A region of Planktomarina temperata RCA23 DNA encodes the following proteins:
- a CDS encoding surface lipoprotein assembly modifier, with amino-acid sequence MTFSILRRCCVVTIFATVVCMLSSPLLADLTTARIALQTRQFELALAQAEDLAATHPFDSAMIAARAHVELRQFQDARTAATRAQRLAPKLAGPRILKALALHGLGQPRRAMFHLRRAVDLSTQRNERLMVTRLLQQIQAGLAVKISGGLGIAPSSNINKISYSTTHTSINPLTGTLQTIPWTASEPQRSGSGLRLWSGLSYTLPKTQFGTQSTSLNLSADVYNEPRFNRSSLSFNHRLTLTPAAQHQTTLTQAFTAVHQFNALESHIFSSTWSRRYALRDPQNPRQTALRDWNLGADIITRPDGKDSRVLKTSLRHYWPASASHQFNLGLGYTNRFSDAVDVGNQELKIDLGWRPIFQASPYILNVNVSLSYAKWKELEITFPEKRRVHERKISLNLSNPNVSYFGLTPSLNYTFLDRDANIEMFRVRSHDMFIGLTNAF; translated from the coding sequence ATGACGTTTTCCATTCTGCGCCGCTGCTGCGTCGTGACCATTTTTGCGACAGTGGTTTGCATGCTGTCCTCACCCCTGCTGGCGGATTTGACCACAGCACGCATTGCCCTTCAAACCCGTCAATTTGAGTTGGCTTTGGCGCAGGCCGAGGATCTTGCAGCAACCCATCCCTTCGACAGCGCTATGATCGCTGCTCGGGCTCATGTGGAGTTAAGGCAATTCCAAGACGCGCGCACAGCTGCCACGCGCGCGCAGAGATTGGCGCCCAAGCTGGCGGGTCCCCGCATCCTAAAGGCCCTCGCGCTGCACGGCCTGGGCCAACCGCGGCGGGCCATGTTTCACCTGCGCCGCGCCGTGGACCTCAGCACACAGCGCAACGAGCGGCTCATGGTCACCCGCCTTTTGCAACAGATCCAAGCGGGCTTAGCGGTTAAAATTTCTGGGGGTCTGGGCATTGCCCCCTCCAGCAATATCAACAAGATTTCCTATTCAACCACACATACCTCGATCAACCCACTCACGGGAACGTTGCAAACCATTCCTTGGACGGCAAGTGAACCACAACGCAGCGGGTCCGGCCTCCGGCTCTGGAGCGGATTGAGCTACACCCTGCCCAAGACCCAATTTGGCACGCAGAGCACGAGCCTCAATCTGTCCGCCGATGTTTATAATGAGCCGCGTTTCAATCGCAGCTCATTGAGCTTCAATCATAGGCTGACATTGACGCCTGCCGCGCAACACCAGACCACTTTGACGCAAGCCTTCACAGCCGTTCACCAATTCAACGCCCTCGAATCGCATATATTTTCTTCAACTTGGTCGCGCCGCTATGCTCTTCGAGATCCGCAAAACCCCCGGCAAACCGCCCTACGCGATTGGAACCTTGGCGCCGATATCATCACCCGACCAGATGGCAAAGACAGCCGGGTGCTGAAAACCAGCTTGCGCCACTATTGGCCGGCCAGCGCCTCTCATCAGTTCAATCTTGGGCTTGGCTATACAAACCGATTTTCCGATGCAGTGGATGTGGGCAATCAAGAGCTGAAAATCGATCTGGGATGGCGCCCAATTTTTCAAGCATCGCCCTACATTCTGAACGTTAATGTCTCACTTTCCTATGCAAAATGGAAAGAGCTGGAGATCACCTTCCCAGAAAAAAGGCGGGTCCACGAACGCAAAATTTCATTGAACCTGAGCAACCCGAATGTGAGCTATTTTGGCCTAACCCCTTCGCTCAATTACACATTTCTTGATCGTGACGCCAATATCGAAATGTTCCGCGTCCGCAGTCATGATATGTTCATTGGGCTGACAAATGCGTTTTAG
- a CDS encoding M20 aminoacylase family protein: protein MAIRNRFSELLPEITAWRRDIHENPELLFETHRTSQFVADRLAEFGCDEIVTGIGRTGVVALIKGRSDSQGKVVGLRADMDALPIEEATGLPYASKTPGVMHACGHDGHTAMLLGAAKYLAETRNFDGTVAVIFQPAEEGGGGGLEMCKDGMMERFGIDEVYGMHNWPGRPIGTFAIRPGPFFAATDTFEIVIEGKGGHAAKPNETVDSIVMAAQCVTALQTIAARNADPVEQIVVSVTSFESSSKAFNVIPQSVTLRGTVRTLIPEMRALGRDRIHEICTHTAAVFGGMAHITYTEGYPATVNHEAETKFAAEAAAKVAGDCDFAPLVMGGEDFSYMLEERPGAYILMGNGDGASVHHPEYNFNDEAIPAGCSWWVEMAETRLGAAQ, encoded by the coding sequence ATGGCCATTCGCAACCGTTTTTCAGAACTGCTGCCCGAGATTACCGCTTGGCGGCGTGACATTCACGAAAATCCCGAGCTTTTGTTCGAGACCCACCGCACATCGCAATTTGTCGCCGATCGACTCGCAGAATTTGGCTGTGATGAGATCGTCACAGGCATCGGCCGCACGGGCGTTGTGGCGCTGATCAAAGGGCGCTCGGACAGCCAAGGGAAAGTTGTGGGCCTGCGCGCAGATATGGACGCGCTGCCGATAGAAGAGGCCACCGGATTGCCCTATGCCTCCAAAACCCCCGGTGTGATGCATGCCTGCGGCCATGATGGCCACACCGCCATGCTTCTGGGAGCTGCAAAATATCTCGCCGAAACACGCAATTTTGATGGAACCGTTGCGGTGATCTTTCAGCCGGCCGAAGAAGGCGGCGGCGGCGGGCTTGAAATGTGCAAAGACGGCATGATGGAGCGGTTTGGCATCGATGAAGTCTACGGCATGCACAATTGGCCCGGCCGGCCCATTGGCACTTTCGCCATTCGCCCCGGTCCGTTCTTTGCCGCAACTGACACGTTTGAAATTGTCATCGAGGGCAAGGGCGGCCATGCGGCCAAACCCAATGAAACAGTCGATTCTATCGTTATGGCCGCACAATGCGTCACCGCCTTACAAACCATAGCCGCCCGAAACGCCGATCCTGTGGAGCAAATCGTTGTGTCGGTGACGTCATTTGAAAGCTCGTCCAAAGCCTTCAACGTCATCCCGCAGTCGGTGACCTTGCGCGGCACTGTACGAACTTTGATCCCTGAAATGCGGGCATTGGGGCGCGACCGAATTCATGAAATTTGCACCCATACCGCAGCCGTCTTTGGCGGCATGGCGCATATTACCTATACCGAGGGCTACCCAGCCACAGTCAATCATGAAGCTGAAACCAAATTCGCCGCCGAGGCCGCCGCGAAGGTCGCAGGGGATTGCGATTTTGCGCCTCTGGTCATGGGGGGTGAAGACTTTTCCTATATGCTTGAAGAACGCCCTGGCGCATATATTCTTATGGGCAACGGCGATGGCGCCAGCGTGCATCATCCAGAATATAACTTCAATGACGAGGCCATTCCGGCTGGATGCTCCTGGTGGGTGGAAATGGCTGAAACCCGACTTGGCGCCGCACAATAG
- a CDS encoding dipeptide ABC transporter ATP-binding protein, which produces MLDHPIARFENLKVEFQTQDGPVEAVKGVSFDIAAGETVAIVGESGSGKSVSSLSLMRLVEYGGGEISDGRLLFDRGAAGQVDLRTMNPNDMRAIRGREIGMIFQEPMTSLNPVFTIGRQLMEGLRLHMGLSKAAARSRAIDLLRQVRIPEPERRLGQYPHELSGGMRQRVVIAMALACEPRLLIADEPTTALDVTIQAEILGLMNKLKKDTGTAVMFITHDMAVVAQMADRVVVMFRGEKVEEGLVEDIFENPQHRYTQNLLAAVPKLGEMRGQPTPKPLSLIGQPEKSLIGSVPPTEEVLLDVRNLTTRFNVKGGFFRRTVARVHALENVSFSIKKGATLSLVGESGSGKSTCGRSILRLEEPQSGSIKLGDRDILALDSAGLREARRDMQMVFQDPFASLNPQMTLADQVAEPMKNYNMAQGSELMDRVAGLFDRVELPRAFMRRFPHELSGGQRQRIAIARALALNPKLLIADEAVSALDVSVQAQVLNLMLELQAELGISMLFISHDMAVVERVSHHVAVMYLGRIVEIGTRQEVFEDPRHDYTKTLMAAVPVADPRQRTLQADFESKPIPSPIHPLDYDPGPTEYTHLGGEHYILNS; this is translated from the coding sequence ATGCTAGATCATCCGATTGCGCGTTTTGAAAACTTGAAAGTGGAGTTTCAAACTCAAGATGGGCCGGTCGAAGCCGTAAAAGGGGTAAGCTTTGACATTGCCGCTGGCGAGACTGTGGCCATCGTAGGCGAAAGCGGTTCCGGCAAGTCTGTGTCATCCCTCAGCCTCATGCGCCTTGTGGAATATGGCGGCGGAGAAATTTCGGATGGGCGCTTATTGTTCGACCGCGGCGCCGCCGGGCAGGTTGATCTGCGGACGATGAACCCCAATGACATGCGCGCCATTCGGGGCCGCGAGATTGGCATGATTTTCCAAGAACCCATGACCTCCCTGAATCCGGTCTTCACCATTGGACGGCAACTCATGGAAGGTCTGCGGCTGCATATGGGTCTGAGCAAGGCCGCCGCCCGCAGCCGGGCAATTGACCTGTTGCGGCAAGTGCGAATCCCCGAACCAGAACGCCGGTTGGGCCAATATCCCCATGAATTATCCGGCGGTATGCGCCAAAGGGTGGTCATCGCCATGGCACTCGCCTGCGAGCCGCGGCTCTTGATTGCCGATGAGCCAACCACCGCCCTGGATGTGACCATCCAAGCGGAAATTCTTGGGTTGATGAACAAGTTGAAAAAGGACACCGGCACCGCCGTCATGTTCATAACCCATGATATGGCCGTGGTTGCACAGATGGCCGACCGCGTTGTGGTGATGTTTCGTGGTGAGAAGGTCGAAGAAGGCCTCGTCGAAGATATCTTCGAAAATCCACAACACCGCTACACACAAAACTTACTCGCCGCAGTGCCCAAGCTGGGCGAAATGCGCGGCCAGCCCACGCCGAAACCCTTGAGCTTGATTGGCCAGCCAGAAAAATCGCTCATCGGCTCTGTCCCACCCACCGAGGAGGTCTTGCTTGATGTGCGCAATTTAACCACGCGCTTTAACGTCAAAGGAGGCTTCTTTCGCCGCACTGTGGCGCGGGTACATGCTTTAGAGAATGTCTCGTTTTCGATCAAGAAAGGCGCCACCCTCAGCTTGGTTGGCGAGTCAGGATCCGGAAAATCGACCTGTGGCCGCTCAATTTTACGCCTAGAAGAGCCGCAATCAGGCTCCATCAAGCTCGGCGATAGGGATATTTTGGCGCTGGATTCGGCCGGCCTTCGCGAGGCAAGGCGGGATATGCAGATGGTCTTTCAGGATCCTTTTGCCTCATTGAATCCCCAAATGACCCTCGCCGATCAAGTCGCTGAACCGATGAAAAACTACAATATGGCTCAGGGCTCTGAACTGATGGACCGCGTGGCAGGGTTATTCGATAGGGTCGAATTGCCCCGCGCCTTCATGCGCCGCTTTCCCCATGAGCTTTCCGGCGGTCAACGCCAACGCATCGCCATTGCCCGCGCTTTGGCCCTCAACCCGAAACTGCTGATTGCCGATGAGGCCGTCAGTGCACTGGATGTCTCGGTTCAAGCGCAGGTCTTGAACCTTATGCTAGAGCTGCAGGCCGAGCTCGGCATCTCGATGCTCTTTATCAGCCATGATATGGCCGTAGTTGAGCGCGTGAGCCATCACGTTGCGGTCATGTATCTGGGGCGGATTGTCGAGATCGGCACGCGCCAAGAGGTCTTCGAAGACCCAAGACATGATTACACCAAAACACTTATGGCCGCGGTGCCGGTCGCAGACCCGCGGCAAAGAACCCTGCAGGCTGACTTTGAAAGTAAGCCAATCCCCTCCCCTATTCACCCGCTCGATTATGATCCCGGCCCAACAGAATACACGCATTTGGGCGGCGAGCATTATATTCTTAACTCGTAA
- a CDS encoding peptide ABC transporter substrate-binding protein, translating into MKHIALMFGSAALVGMSTMAVAGGHEARGRDGEVKIIYWQAPSILNPFLSGGTKDVEAASLVIEPLARYNEKGELVPWLADSVPTVANGGVSADLTSITWNITPGIMWSDGTPFTSADVKFTYDYCTDPDGGCAQVTKFNGVSSVETPDALTVVVNFEQQTPFPYGPFVGGESPILQAAQFADCVGAKASECTEENFNPVGTGAYVVDEFRPNDVIVLSANDNYREAGKPAFAKVTFKGGGDAAAAGRSVMETGEYDYAWNLQLAPDVIAQMEAAGKGTPVAGFGPLVERIMLNHTNPDPSLGPDERAVIRPHPFLQDPAVYKALSLAIDRELLVEIGYGKAGKVTCNWVPAPAAVNSDTFDCSTQDIAGANAMLDAAGIVDTDGDGVREKDGVPLRMTYQTSTNAVRQDFQALIKQWWSEIGVDVELRNISASVFFGGDPGSPDTFQKFYADLEMYANTFNGTDPQSYLANLLCDKAPSPASQWQGENISRFCSAEYDALHAQLATTADAGERASIARQLNDMAVSEGAMIPLVHRGRLSAHSNTLGGVVLNVWDSELWNAADWHRLK; encoded by the coding sequence ATGAAACATATTGCACTCATGTTCGGATCAGCGGCGCTGGTCGGGATGAGCACAATGGCGGTGGCCGGTGGCCATGAAGCCCGTGGAAGAGACGGCGAAGTTAAGATCATCTATTGGCAAGCGCCATCGATTCTTAATCCATTTTTGTCTGGTGGCACAAAGGATGTGGAAGCGGCATCTTTGGTGATTGAGCCATTGGCGCGCTATAATGAGAAAGGCGAATTGGTGCCTTGGCTCGCGGACAGTGTTCCGACCGTAGCCAATGGTGGCGTGAGCGCAGATCTCACCTCCATCACCTGGAACATCACGCCCGGCATTATGTGGTCCGACGGCACGCCCTTCACCTCTGCGGATGTGAAGTTCACTTATGACTATTGCACTGATCCCGATGGTGGCTGTGCGCAGGTGACAAAATTCAATGGCGTCAGCTCTGTTGAAACACCGGATGCACTGACCGTTGTTGTGAATTTTGAACAGCAAACACCCTTCCCCTACGGACCCTTCGTGGGCGGCGAAAGCCCAATTTTGCAAGCGGCGCAATTTGCCGATTGTGTGGGCGCAAAGGCATCAGAATGCACGGAAGAGAACTTTAACCCCGTCGGCACCGGGGCTTACGTTGTTGATGAATTCCGTCCCAATGACGTGATTGTTCTGTCAGCGAATGACAACTACCGCGAGGCGGGCAAGCCAGCCTTTGCCAAAGTCACCTTCAAAGGCGGCGGCGATGCGGCGGCCGCGGGTCGCTCGGTTATGGAAACTGGCGAATATGACTATGCTTGGAACCTGCAATTGGCACCGGATGTGATTGCGCAAATGGAAGCTGCTGGTAAAGGCACGCCTGTGGCTGGCTTTGGTCCTTTGGTCGAGCGCATCATGCTCAACCACACCAACCCAGATCCATCGCTAGGCCCGGATGAGCGTGCGGTGATCCGTCCGCATCCATTCCTGCAAGATCCTGCGGTCTATAAAGCCTTGTCTTTGGCGATTGATCGGGAGCTTCTGGTTGAAATCGGCTATGGCAAAGCGGGCAAAGTGACTTGTAACTGGGTGCCGGCACCAGCGGCGGTGAATTCCGACACCTTCGATTGCTCGACCCAAGATATCGCCGGTGCAAATGCGATGCTTGATGCGGCTGGTATTGTAGATACCGATGGCGATGGTGTGCGCGAAAAAGACGGCGTGCCGCTGCGCATGACCTATCAAACCTCCACAAATGCTGTGCGTCAGGACTTCCAAGCTCTGATCAAACAGTGGTGGAGCGAGATTGGGGTTGACGTAGAATTGCGCAATATCAGCGCCTCTGTCTTCTTTGGCGGCGACCCTGGGTCACCTGATACATTCCAAAAATTCTATGCAGATTTGGAAATGTACGCCAATACCTTCAACGGTACAGATCCTCAGTCCTATCTGGCGAACCTTCTGTGTGACAAAGCGCCATCGCCCGCCTCACAATGGCAGGGTGAGAATATCTCGCGCTTCTGTTCGGCAGAGTATGACGCCTTGCACGCGCAATTGGCCACAACGGCCGATGCCGGCGAGCGCGCCTCCATTGCCCGCCAGCTGAACGATATGGCCGTCTCCGAAGGCGCGATGATCCCACTGGTTCATCGGGGCCGCTTGTCTGCCCATTCCAACACTCTGGGTGGTGTTGTCTTGAATGTTTGGGACAGCGAACTTTGGAATGCTGCCGATTGGCATCGTCTGAAGTAA
- a CDS encoding ABC transporter permease translates to MLTFTIRRLVLAIPTLLFISLVIFLLLQLAPGDPMAQVPLTVPPEVKQQMREALGLGQPIHIQYFKWIIQFFWIEPLNGIDALFGTGLAEGQLRVISWQTRSPVIDIVIQRLPQTLWVVGVAYVVGILIALPIGIISAYRQYSIFDQAGTFITMIGFSVPPFFSGVLVIVIFSVQLGWFPSIYDTMHVVDDWASFKVQIWQMFLPVMVLALQITSQISRFMRASMLDNLSHDYVRTARAKGLSEATVVLVHVLRNSMIPVVTVIALGVPSIFGGAIITEQVFKVNGIGQLLITAIQANDLPMVQTLTFIFAILIVLFNLIADVLYGLLDPRIRYD, encoded by the coding sequence ATGCTAACATTTACCATTCGACGTCTTGTCCTAGCGATTCCGACGCTTTTGTTCATTTCCCTCGTGATCTTTTTGTTGCTGCAATTGGCCCCCGGAGATCCGATGGCGCAGGTGCCTTTGACCGTGCCGCCCGAGGTCAAGCAACAGATGCGCGAGGCGCTTGGCCTCGGCCAGCCGATCCATATTCAGTATTTCAAATGGATCATTCAGTTTTTTTGGATAGAGCCGCTCAATGGGATTGATGCGCTTTTCGGTACGGGCTTGGCCGAAGGACAGCTTAGAGTGATCTCCTGGCAGACCCGCTCGCCGGTGATTGACATCGTGATCCAGCGCTTGCCCCAGACGCTTTGGGTTGTGGGTGTGGCCTATGTGGTGGGCATTCTCATTGCCCTGCCGATTGGAATAATCTCGGCTTACCGGCAATATTCCATCTTTGACCAAGCCGGGACATTCATCACGATGATCGGCTTTTCCGTGCCGCCATTTTTTTCCGGTGTCTTGGTGATTGTGATCTTTTCGGTGCAGCTGGGCTGGTTCCCGTCGATCTATGACACGATGCATGTGGTCGATGATTGGGCCAGTTTTAAAGTGCAGATTTGGCAGATGTTCCTGCCCGTCATGGTTCTTGCTTTGCAGATCACCAGCCAGATCAGCCGCTTCATGCGCGCCTCCATGCTCGACAACCTCAGCCATGACTATGTGCGCACCGCACGCGCCAAAGGGTTGAGCGAAGCCACGGTGGTCTTGGTGCATGTTCTGCGCAATTCGATGATCCCAGTGGTGACGGTGATTGCCCTTGGGGTGCCGTCGATTTTTGGCGGTGCGATCATCACCGAACAGGTTTTCAAAGTGAATGGCATTGGCCAATTGCTCATCACGGCCATTCAGGCCAATGACCTGCCGATGGTGCAAACTTTGACCTTCATCTTCGCGATTTTAATCGTGCTGTTCAATTTGATTGCCGATGTGCTCTATGGCCTTTTAGACCCAAGGATCCGCTATGACTGA
- a CDS encoding ABC transporter permease, which yields MTEISDPLDIDRPPSNRWAEVWRQFRAHKGAMAGAVIFGLIIAGVFLGPFIYPHDPQYLPSGRDFITLRDTRPIYVALWDPSAKVNWHYVLGTDNLGRDNLARFLSGGRVSISVGLTAMILSIVLGTFVGLIAGFFRLFDGPLMRLTDLFLALPILPLILVASVLFRESLALSLGPEMGTFLLIVGLIGLTSWMQTARIVRGDVLALKEREFILAARSIGTTPRNLILNHILPNVMSPILVSATLGIATAIITESALSFLGFGFPPDFPTWGKLLNDAVDRMTLYPERVIWPGTLISLTVLSVNYLGDGLRDALDPRSRSR from the coding sequence ATGACTGAGATATCCGATCCCCTCGACATCGACCGCCCGCCGTCCAATCGTTGGGCAGAGGTTTGGCGGCAATTTCGCGCCCATAAGGGCGCGATGGCCGGAGCTGTGATCTTTGGATTAATCATTGCCGGGGTGTTTCTCGGGCCTTTTATCTATCCGCATGACCCGCAATACCTGCCCTCTGGCCGTGATTTTATCACCCTGCGGGACACGCGGCCGATCTATGTTGCGCTCTGGGACCCGAGCGCGAAGGTGAATTGGCACTATGTGCTGGGCACAGACAATCTGGGCCGGGACAATTTGGCCCGGTTTCTATCCGGGGGGCGGGTGTCAATTTCCGTGGGCTTGACCGCGATGATTTTGTCGATTGTTCTTGGCACTTTCGTTGGGCTGATTGCAGGTTTCTTCCGGCTTTTTGACGGCCCTTTGATGCGCCTGACCGATCTGTTTTTGGCCCTGCCCATTTTGCCTTTGATCTTGGTGGCCTCTGTGCTGTTTCGAGAGAGCCTGGCGCTGTCGCTTGGACCCGAGATGGGCACGTTCCTGTTGATCGTCGGTTTGATTGGCCTGACCAGCTGGATGCAGACGGCGCGTATTGTGCGGGGCGATGTTTTGGCCCTCAAAGAGCGGGAATTCATCCTTGCGGCCCGTTCGATTGGCACCACACCGCGCAATCTGATTTTGAATCACATCCTGCCCAATGTCATGTCACCGATCTTAGTCTCCGCCACCCTGGGAATCGCCACGGCCATCATTACTGAAAGTGCTTTGTCCTTTTTGGGCTTCGGTTTTCCCCCCGATTTCCCGACCTGGGGCAAATTGCTCAATGACGCGGTGGACCGGATGACGCTCTATCCCGAACGCGTCATATGGCCGGGGACATTAATCTCATTGACGGTTCTAAGTGTGAATTATCTTGGAGATGGCCTCAGGGATGCTCTGGATCCACGCAGCCGCAGCCGCTAG
- a CDS encoding ABC transporter ATP-binding protein gives MSTIVSVQNVRKTYDGGFEALKGASLDIQEGEIIALLGPNGAGKTTLISTICGISSLTSGRITVAGMDIGLCYRKVRAMIGLVPQEIALEPFETVINSVRFSRGLFGKAKNEAYLDEILKTLSLFDKKDSKVIALSGGMKRRVLIAKALAHEPKVLFLDEPTAGVDVELRKDMWNTVAKLKGQGVTIILTTHYIEEAEAIADRIAVINGGEILLVEDKAALMARMGKKQIRIELLEPVQAIPIKLAPYGLELAPDGGGLTYTYDVNAERTGITGLLNDLQATGLQMRDVQTQQSSLEDIFVDLVQEDGA, from the coding sequence ATGTCGACCATCGTCTCCGTTCAAAATGTTCGCAAAACCTATGACGGTGGGTTTGAAGCCTTGAAGGGCGCGAGCCTGGATATTCAGGAGGGGGAAATCATCGCCCTGCTCGGCCCGAATGGGGCCGGGAAGACGACCTTGATTTCCACGATTTGCGGTATCTCTAGCCTGACATCGGGACGCATAACAGTTGCCGGCATGGATATCGGCCTTTGCTATCGCAAGGTGCGCGCGATGATTGGCTTGGTGCCGCAAGAAATCGCCCTTGAGCCGTTTGAGACTGTGATCAATTCGGTGCGCTTTTCACGAGGGTTATTCGGCAAGGCGAAGAATGAAGCCTACCTTGATGAAATTCTCAAAACGCTTTCCTTGTTCGACAAGAAAGACTCCAAAGTTATCGCGCTCTCCGGTGGGATGAAGCGCCGGGTCTTGATCGCCAAGGCCTTAGCCCATGAACCAAAGGTCCTGTTTTTGGATGAGCCAACCGCTGGCGTGGATGTGGAGCTGCGCAAAGATATGTGGAACACGGTGGCCAAGCTCAAAGGGCAGGGCGTCACCATCATTTTGACCACCCATTACATCGAGGAGGCAGAGGCGATTGCTGACCGTATCGCCGTGATCAACGGGGGTGAAATCCTCTTGGTTGAAGATAAAGCCGCATTGATGGCGCGTATGGGCAAAAAGCAAATTCGCATTGAACTTCTGGAGCCTGTGCAAGCGATCCCGATCAAGCTGGCCCCCTATGGGCTGGAGCTGGCGCCCGATGGCGGTGGCCTCACCTATACCTACGATGTCAACGCTGAGCGCACTGGCATTACCGGCTTGCTCAATGATTTGCAGGCCACCGGTCTGCAAATGCGAGATGTGCAAACCCAGCAATCGAGCCTGGAAGATATTTTCGTCGATTTGGTTCAGGAGGATGGGGCATGA
- a CDS encoding ABC transporter permease: protein MNFQAIAAIYTFEMARFFRTLKQSFISPVLSTSLYFVVFGTAIGSRMEAVDGVDYGAFIVPGLIMLSVMTQSISNASFGIYFPKFIGTIYELLSAPVNFLEIVIGYVGAAATKSLFIGLVILGTAYLFVDLDIQHPIAMMSFLLLTCLSFSLLGFIIGIWAGNFEQLNLVPMLVVTPLVFLGGSFYSISMLPEIWQTVTLFNPVVYLISGFRWAFFGTADVAIGISLGAIGLFTLACMGFIWWIFKTGWRIRS from the coding sequence ATGAATTTTCAAGCAATCGCGGCGATCTACACATTTGAGATGGCGCGCTTTTTTCGAACGCTTAAGCAATCCTTCATCTCTCCCGTGCTGTCGACCAGCCTCTATTTCGTCGTCTTCGGTACCGCCATTGGCAGCCGAATGGAGGCGGTGGATGGCGTGGACTATGGGGCGTTTATTGTGCCGGGCCTGATCATGCTCTCGGTCATGACACAATCAATTTCAAATGCCAGTTTTGGAATTTATTTCCCAAAATTTATCGGGACGATTTATGAGCTGCTGTCAGCGCCGGTGAATTTCCTGGAGATTGTCATCGGTTATGTGGGGGCCGCGGCGACAAAGAGCCTATTTATCGGGTTGGTCATTCTTGGAACAGCCTATCTTTTTGTCGATTTGGATATCCAACACCCCATCGCGATGATGAGCTTTTTGCTCCTAACCTGCCTGTCGTTCTCGCTCTTGGGTTTTATCATCGGAATTTGGGCGGGGAACTTTGAGCAGCTCAATCTGGTGCCAATGCTGGTGGTGACACCTTTGGTATTTCTGGGCGGATCCTTTTACTCGATCTCAATGCTTCCAGAAATTTGGCAAACCGTCACCCTGTTTAACCCGGTCGTCTATCTCATATCTGGGTTTCGCTGGGCGTTCTTTGGAACAGCGGATGTGGCGATTGGCATCAGCCTTGGGGCAATTGGCCTGTTTACGCTCGCTTGTATGGGCTTCATTTGGTGGATTTTCAAAACTGGATGGCGCATTCGCAGCTAA
- a CDS encoding S49 family peptidase, producing MKLKNPFRCDVNTVCVVRLNGMISTGRGLNDAGLAPVLQKAFAKKPAAVALSINSPGGSPVQSSLIGARIRRLAQEFETPVYAFVEDVAASGGYWLAASADEIYIDASSVVGSIGVISSGFGLNQFIERHGIERRVHTAGSSKSMLDPFQPQKKADVTRLKSILDGVHQTFKDHIIDRRGAKLAERDLFTGEIWIGQKAIDDGLADAIGHLVPTMKEKFGEKTRFRVLGQKKPLLSRFGMSLLSDVTHSIEERAAFARFGM from the coding sequence ATGAAACTGAAAAATCCCTTTCGCTGTGACGTCAATACCGTCTGTGTTGTGCGTTTGAACGGTATGATCTCCACGGGCCGCGGTCTTAATGATGCCGGTCTGGCCCCTGTGTTGCAAAAAGCCTTTGCAAAGAAACCCGCCGCAGTGGCTTTGTCGATCAATTCACCAGGCGGCAGCCCGGTGCAATCGTCGTTGATCGGCGCGCGCATCCGGCGATTGGCCCAAGAGTTTGAAACGCCGGTCTATGCTTTTGTGGAAGATGTGGCCGCCTCTGGTGGCTATTGGCTGGCGGCCAGTGCCGATGAGATTTATATTGATGCCTCTTCCGTGGTTGGGTCCATCGGCGTGATTTCATCTGGATTTGGCTTGAACCAATTTATCGAAAGACATGGGATTGAACGCCGTGTCCATACGGCGGGCAGCTCGAAATCCATGCTCGATCCCTTCCAACCGCAGAAAAAAGCGGATGTGACCCGGTTGAAATCCATACTTGATGGGGTCCATCAGACCTTTAAAGATCATATTATTGACCGGCGCGGCGCAAAACTGGCCGAGCGTGATCTGTTTACCGGTGAGATATGGATCGGACAAAAGGCAATTGATGATGGTCTTGCCGATGCCATTGGTCACCTGGTGCCGACGATGAAGGAAAAATTTGGCGAAAAAACCCGCTTTCGGGTTTTGGGTCAAAAGAAGCCTCTGCTGTCCCGATTTGGCATGTCTCTTTTGAGCGATGTCACCCATAGCATTGAGGAACGCGCCGCCTTTGCCCGTTTTGGGATGTAG